A genomic stretch from Patescibacteria group bacterium includes:
- a CDS encoding MopE-related protein encodes MTFILSFLERRWRYFIALIFMLAIIAGQAVASPSSDAIAIRVIPNPNHYSPLRGYKEQKFTSSPQSIVIDGYEAVRDGRTVYVNAANIANDNFYTNIYIISYNQDAAGDTVDIFGQILIHWKFNTNLAAANFCEANNATNCLTNSDCPKNDYCLSAKAKAIRDTKRLADLKDIKTALENYKQAKGYYPALSAGSYMANKTISVWPSWKTLSGEISFNMPLDPINKLGACGAEGYDPITCWDEKEKKFADPDPLNNELNLPDGSHAYIYTTNAAGASYNICANTESGLIAPADGSCLENISMNAVTCTDADNDSYNLEGGGCGPIDCDDAKNFIYPGANESCDTFDNNCNGNIIDEGCDDDRDGYCDGSMRIYNNTSMCLNTNFISNGMYGDDCNDSNAGIHPGAGCAYTYCGDSIIQNIPENDDGIAEACDDGNAASGDGCDENCQIE; translated from the coding sequence ATGACATTTATTTTATCATTTCTCGAACGCCGCTGGCGATATTTTATCGCTTTAATTTTTATGCTTGCGATAATTGCCGGCCAAGCTGTCGCTTCGCCTTCGTCGGACGCTATCGCGATCCGCGTTATCCCTAATCCTAACCACTATTCACCGCTACGCGGGTACAAAGAGCAGAAATTCACCAGCTCTCCGCAATCTATAGTCATAGACGGCTATGAGGCTGTCCGCGACGGCCGCACGGTTTACGTTAACGCGGCCAATATAGCTAATGATAATTTTTACACCAATATTTATATCATCTCATATAACCAAGACGCGGCCGGCGACACGGTGGATATTTTCGGCCAGATATTAATCCATTGGAAATTTAATACCAACTTAGCCGCGGCTAATTTCTGTGAAGCAAATAATGCGACTAATTGTTTAACCAATTCCGATTGCCCAAAAAACGATTATTGTCTTTCCGCTAAAGCAAAAGCGATCCGCGATACTAAGCGCCTGGCCGATCTAAAAGATATAAAAACCGCTCTGGAAAATTATAAACAGGCCAAAGGATATTATCCGGCTTTAAGCGCGGGCAGCTATATGGCTAATAAAACAATTTCGGTTTGGCCGAGCTGGAAAACCCTTTCCGGCGAAATTAGTTTTAACATGCCGCTTGATCCGATAAATAAATTAGGAGCTTGCGGCGCGGAAGGTTATGACCCGATAACCTGCTGGGATGAAAAAGAAAAAAAATTTGCTGATCCTGATCCGCTTAACAACGAATTAAATTTGCCCGATGGAAGCCATGCCTATATTTATACCACGAACGCGGCTGGCGCTTCCTACAACATTTGCGCTAATACTGAATCCGGGCTGATCGCACCGGCAGATGGAAGTTGTTTGGAAAATATTTCAATGAACGCCGTAACTTGCACTGACGCCGATAATGACAGCTACAACCTTGAAGGCGGCGGCTGCGGTCCAATTGATTGCGATGACGCAAAAAATTTTATCTACCCGGGAGCTAACGAGTCTTGCGATACTTTTGACAATAATTGCAACGGCAATATTATTGATGAAGGCTGTGATGACGACCGAGATGGTTATTGCGACGGATCAATGAGAATTTATAATAATACCAGCATGTGCCTTAACACCAATTTTATCAGCAATGGAATGTACGGCGATGACTGTAATGATAGTAACGCCGGCATACATCCCGGAGCTGGTTGTGCCTATACTTACTGCGGTGACAGCATTATTCAAAATATTCCTGAAAACGATGATGGCATAGCGGAAGCTTGCGATGACGGCAATGCCGCTAGCGGCGATGGCTGCGATGAAAATTGCCAGATTGAATAA
- a CDS encoding M64 family metallopeptidase — protein sequence MPLFSASYCNIGVDADRCNPRIPNRIQACGNCDADSDNEWCNTIDCATTGKICLNGTCHNSINCADADNDGYGAIGSTGCAQSGVDCNNNNAAIHPNAAEICGNGIDEDCAGGDQLCSTNIIISVLQPISSEFLIKDNINFSASAIGGSYPYKYAWQSNKDGILYSGLTNNFATSNLSAGTHTINLTVTDSLGATKQQTLNLTVYNANTLFAAINTPYNGEEFPLGNLIYFNSSLAGAISPANYAWASDRDGVISASDHFSISTLSLGDHKITLTVTDDAAKTFVKSINIKIISGLVLKIYQPTPGAYEQGINIFFNAGVNGGASPYAFSWSSNKDGKIDGSVDKDRSGKSSGREIGGGIIKNDLSLGTHLITVVATDAAGATASESVTIEIVEPLCLDDDKDGYGKTSGLNCLSAGIDCDDANPNINPAATEICGNTIDENCNYNTTDCPVTLTVLSPAGNGQTFVWGSKLSIKIKGAPITSASMNIYNSANAPVKYILLYNDGTHNDGAANDDIWGADLQLVFPNGNYHLNATVNALPHNNIINFNISDTPTCTTIVNNGNSADKLDIVFIADKYTSSEIPNFIAKVQAAYGYLFGIVPFNAQNSKINIHRVDSPMNLGCAGWSTHQPDCNASNISPIASLCPGDRTIVMVDGNFRSYAYKGGYAIVAANDSNFKGVVVHEFGHSLGQLDDEYVDSVVPDRGATIVNLSVNCDTSSVCTKWRTPQTAQGALLSGTGCYTGCDYRNTYYRSISNGIMRNHTVTDFGVININQINKLFNSYR from the coding sequence TTGCCACTATTCAGCGCTTCTTATTGTAATATAGGGGTTGATGCTGACAGATGCAATCCAAGAATTCCCAACCGGATACAGGCTTGCGGCAATTGCGACGCGGATTCGGATAATGAATGGTGTAATACCATTGACTGCGCAACTACCGGGAAAATATGCCTTAACGGGACTTGCCATAATTCAATAAACTGCGCTGACGCCGATAACGACGGTTATGGCGCAATCGGCTCAACCGGCTGTGCCCAATCCGGTGTTGACTGTAACAACAATAACGCCGCTATCCATCCGAACGCCGCCGAAATTTGCGGCAACGGCATTGACGAAGACTGCGCGGGCGGCGATCAGCTCTGTAGCACGAATATCATAATTTCCGTGCTGCAGCCGATTTCCTCTGAATTTCTTATTAAAGATAATATTAATTTCTCCGCTTCGGCTATCGGCGGAAGCTACCCTTATAAATATGCTTGGCAATCAAATAAAGATGGAATTTTATATTCCGGTCTTACCAACAATTTTGCGACTAGTAATTTATCGGCCGGAACGCATACTATTAATTTAACCGTTACCGATAGTTTAGGCGCGACCAAACAGCAAACGTTGAATCTAACAGTTTATAATGCCAATACGTTATTCGCGGCTATTAATACTCCTTATAACGGAGAAGAATTTCCTCTTGGTAATTTGATTTATTTTAATTCCAGCCTGGCCGGAGCTATCTCGCCGGCTAATTATGCTTGGGCATCGGATCGTGATGGCGTGATTAGCGCCTCTGATCATTTTTCAATTTCCACTTTATCGCTCGGCGATCATAAAATTACTTTAACCGTAACCGACGACGCCGCGAAAACCTTTGTTAAATCTATAAATATTAAAATAATCTCCGGCCTGGTATTAAAAATATATCAGCCAACTCCCGGAGCTTACGAACAGGGCATAAATATATTTTTTAACGCCGGAGTCAACGGCGGCGCCTCGCCTTATGCTTTTTCTTGGAGCTCGAATAAAGACGGAAAAATCGACGGCAGCGTCGATAAAGACCGTAGCGGTAAGAGTAGCGGCCGCGAGATCGGCGGCGGAATTATTAAAAACGACCTTTCCTTGGGCACGCATCTGATAACCGTGGTTGCCACCGACGCGGCCGGAGCCACGGCCAGTGAATCAGTTACTATAGAAATTGTTGAGCCTCTGTGCCTTGATGACGATAAAGACGGCTATGGAAAAACCAGCGGCCTTAACTGCTTAAGCGCGGGGATAGATTGCGATGACGCCAATCCGAATATCAATCCGGCGGCCACTGAAATTTGCGGAAACACGATTGATGAAAATTGCAACTACAACACAACTGATTGCCCGGTGACTCTTACGGTTTTATCTCCGGCCGGTAACGGACAAACCTTTGTCTGGGGCAGTAAGTTGAGTATCAAGATTAAAGGCGCTCCAATTACTAGCGCCAGCATGAATATTTATAATTCAGCTAATGCGCCTGTTAAGTATATATTATTATATAATGACGGTACTCATAATGACGGAGCGGCTAACGATGATATCTGGGGCGCGGACTTACAGCTGGTTTTCCCTAATGGCAATTATCATCTCAACGCGACCGTTAACGCCTTGCCGCATAATAATATTATAAATTTTAATATTAGCGACACGCCAACCTGCACGACTATTGTTAATAACGGCAATAGCGCCGATAAACTGGATATTGTTTTTATCGCTGATAAATATACGAGCTCGGAAATACCGAATTTTATCGCTAAAGTCCAAGCCGCCTACGGCTATTTATTCGGGATTGTACCGTTTAACGCGCAAAACTCCAAAATCAATATTCATCGAGTGGATTCTCCAATGAATTTAGGCTGCGCCGGCTGGAGCACTCACCAGCCGGACTGCAACGCTTCTAATATTTCACCAATCGCCAGCCTTTGCCCGGGCGATAGAACTATAGTCATGGTTGACGGCAATTTCCGATCGTACGCCTATAAAGGCGGCTACGCGATTGTTGCAGCCAATGACTCAAACTTCAAAGGCGTGGTTGTTCATGAATTCGGACATAGCCTTGGACAATTAGACGATGAATATGTTGATAGCGTCGTTCCGGATCGAGGAGCCACTATCGTAAACTTAAGCGTTAATTGCGATACCAGTTCGGTTTGCACTAAATGGAGAACGCCGCAAACAGCGCAAGGCGCCCTATTGTCCGGTACCGGCTGCTACACGGGCTGCGATTACCGTAATACCTATTATCGATCAATCAGCAACGGTATAATGAGAAATCATACAGTAACGGATTTTGGCGTTATAAATATAAATCAGATTAATAAATTATTTAATTCATACAGATAA
- a CDS encoding C39 family peptidase yields the protein MLTNLKYPRKIIFTLALLTMLFLSLAVEGAHYAGEATGYILLQVEANGEAWYVYPINGKAYYLGRPADAFKIMKSLALGAKHDFIANTDIFPERLSGMILLDVEQNGEAYYIYPENNKKYYLGRPDDAFKIMRELGRGVSNLDLANIPIGIIGEPLAFFDIHKKVLLANVPFTAQAPFGDWADQRQQDGCEEASALMAVKWARGQSLTKDEALKEITGISDWLLKKYGEYRDISAQDAVDWIFKDYFNYGKVVLVRDITVNDIIEELAKGNLVITPMNGQIMHNPNYKAPGPPRHMVVVRGYDPAIKEFITNDPGTRLGELYRYDATVFYEAIRDYPTGYHEIIKQIGKDMIVVSK from the coding sequence ATGCTTACAAATTTAAAATATCCGCGCAAAATTATTTTTACCTTAGCCTTATTGACTATGCTTTTCTTGTCTTTAGCGGTCGAAGGCGCGCATTATGCCGGAGAAGCCACCGGTTATATTCTTTTGCAAGTGGAAGCTAACGGCGAAGCCTGGTATGTTTATCCGATAAACGGCAAAGCCTATTACCTGGGCCGGCCGGCCGATGCTTTTAAAATTATGAAATCGCTGGCGCTTGGTGCCAAACATGATTTTATCGCTAACACGGATATTTTTCCGGAGAGATTATCTGGTATGATTCTTTTGGACGTGGAACAGAATGGTGAAGCTTATTATATCTACCCGGAAAATAATAAAAAATATTATTTGGGCCGGCCGGACGATGCTTTTAAAATTATGCGCGAATTGGGCCGGGGCGTGAGCAATTTGGATTTAGCCAATATTCCGATCGGCATAATCGGCGAACCGCTAGCCTTTTTTGATATCCATAAAAAAGTGCTGCTTGCTAACGTGCCTTTTACCGCGCAGGCGCCTTTCGGCGATTGGGCGGATCAGCGCCAGCAAGACGGCTGTGAAGAGGCCTCGGCTCTAATGGCCGTAAAATGGGCGCGCGGGCAAAGCTTAACTAAAGACGAGGCTTTAAAAGAAATTACCGGTATTTCGGACTGGCTTCTGAAAAAATACGGAGAATACCGCGATATCTCCGCCCAGGACGCGGTTGACTGGATTTTTAAAGACTATTTTAATTATGGCAAGGTGGTTTTGGTCAGAGACATAACCGTCAATGATATTATTGAAGAATTGGCTAAGGGCAACCTGGTAATTACGCCCATGAACGGCCAAATCATGCATAACCCAAATTATAAAGCGCCCGGACCGCCCCGGCATATGGTGGTTGTCCGCGGCTATGATCCGGCCATAAAAGAATTCATCACTAACGATCCGGGAACCAGGCTGGGCGAACTTTACCGCTACGACGCCACTGTTTTTTATGAAGCCATCCGCGATTATCCCACCGGCTACCATGAAATCATCAAACAGATAGGCAAAGATATGATTGTGGTAAGCAAATAA
- a CDS encoding cupin domain-containing protein — MKGFNANIEKDTLANNNFRQVLYTGKHSQLVLMSLKPKEEIGMEVHKDNDQFFRFEAGQGKCVIDGNEYEVKDGSAIVVPAGANHNVINVSASEDLKLYTIYSPAHHKDGIVRATKAEAEANEAEFDGAVTE; from the coding sequence ATGAAAGGATTTAACGCCAACATTGAAAAAGACACTTTGGCCAATAATAATTTTCGCCAGGTGCTTTATACAGGAAAGCACAGCCAGCTGGTTTTAATGTCTTTAAAACCCAAAGAAGAAATCGGCATGGAAGTGCATAAGGATAACGACCAATTTTTTCGCTTTGAGGCAGGGCAGGGCAAATGCGTTATTGACGGCAATGAATATGAAGTCAAAGACGGCTCGGCTATAGTCGTGCCGGCCGGCGCCAACCATAATGTTATTAACGTTTCCGCGAGCGAGGATTTAAAGCTCTACACGATTTATTCTCCGGCGCACCATAAAGACGGCATCGTGCGCGCCACTAAAGCGGAAGCCGAAGCCAACGAAGCTGAATTTGACGGCGCGGTCACGGAATAG
- a CDS encoding helix-turn-helix transcriptional regulator — translation MKNRIKEFRAKYNFTQEDLAKKVGVRRETIVFLEGGKYNPSLNLAHDVAKVLKTTIDELFMF, via the coding sequence ATGAAAAATAGAATTAAAGAATTTAGAGCTAAATATAATTTTACTCAGGAGGATTTAGCTAAAAAAGTCGGCGTTAGAAGGGAGACTATTGTTTTTCTTGAAGGAGGAAAGTATAATCCTTCTTTAAACCTGGCTCATGACGTGGCTAAAGTGTTAAAGACAACGATTGATGAATTGTTTATGTTTTAA
- a CDS encoding restriction endonuclease, translating to MSYYLVRIGEGSKYVEEGYKNNFIAVGWNEVSDLTKLGNLDAIKKALTKTSYEYSDSQISAQSGQLHRFGLEMKSGDTILSPKGKGEYLVGVAGDYYFEENPIGTCQYKHRRKMVWQKTVLKEDMSTNLAYALGATLTIFSLDRYAKELDALIAGEIYTPADKPQRIRDLILDGLYDLDGREFEEFIKHILEIIGFTAETTQYVGDSGIDVNGILDAEGLANVVLRIQVKRVRGSISNQQILALRGTLKQEEHGCFITLSSFTSSATEEAQASGKVPIKLIDGEDLAAIILKHYDEVDDEYRGRFGIKRKKDFNIEEQFEPAIIVHEDIKEKELGDRDYKPKWDTLVCAAKEDGFRRAFLEQKAWWAVRLNPKTLSSIKYIAIYQVAPISQITYYGKVDRIEQFENTGKYKLYLEGNPVKLSHGIGLGKNRHLKPQGPKYTKLENILKAKTLDDLFVK from the coding sequence ATGTCATACTATTTAGTCCGTATAGGCGAAGGTTCAAAATACGTTGAAGAAGGTTATAAGAATAATTTTATTGCTGTCGGCTGGAATGAGGTGTCTGACCTGACTAAGTTAGGCAATTTAGATGCGATTAAAAAGGCACTCACAAAAACCAGCTATGAGTACTCGGATTCGCAAATATCAGCTCAATCTGGCCAGTTGCATCGTTTTGGGTTAGAGATGAAAAGTGGGGATACCATCCTCTCACCAAAAGGTAAGGGTGAATACTTGGTAGGTGTGGCAGGAGATTATTACTTTGAGGAAAATCCAATAGGTACCTGCCAGTATAAACATCGCCGCAAAATGGTCTGGCAAAAAACTGTTTTAAAAGAGGATATGTCTACCAACTTAGCATATGCGCTTGGTGCAACTTTAACCATTTTTTCCCTTGATAGATATGCTAAAGAATTAGACGCATTAATCGCTGGAGAAATATATACACCAGCCGATAAACCGCAAAGAATAAGGGACTTGATACTCGATGGCCTATACGACTTAGATGGTAGAGAATTTGAAGAATTTATAAAACATATATTAGAAATTATTGGATTTACCGCAGAGACGACCCAATATGTTGGAGACAGTGGAATAGATGTAAATGGTATTTTAGATGCGGAAGGATTAGCAAATGTAGTTTTGAGAATACAGGTCAAAAGAGTAAGAGGATCTATTTCTAATCAACAAATATTAGCTTTAAGGGGTACCCTAAAGCAAGAAGAACATGGTTGCTTTATAACTTTATCTTCATTCACTTCTTCTGCTACCGAAGAAGCGCAGGCTTCAGGTAAGGTTCCCATAAAACTGATTGATGGCGAAGATTTGGCCGCTATTATTTTGAAACATTATGATGAAGTAGACGACGAATACAGGGGGAGATTCGGAATAAAAAGAAAAAAAGACTTTAATATTGAAGAACAATTTGAGCCCGCTATTATTGTACATGAAGATATTAAAGAAAAAGAACTTGGAGACAGAGATTATAAGCCAAAATGGGATACTTTAGTTTGTGCAGCAAAAGAGGATGGTTTTAGGAGAGCGTTTTTAGAACAAAAAGCATGGTGGGCAGTGCGTTTAAATCCAAAGACATTATCATCCATAAAATACATAGCGATATATCAGGTCGCTCCTATTTCACAAATTACCTATTATGGTAAGGTTGATCGTATTGAACAATTTGAAAATACGGGGAAATATAAATTATATTTGGAAGGTAATCCTGTAAAGTTGTCACATGGTATTGGTTTGGGTAAAAATCGTCACTTAAAACCACAAGGACCAAAATATACAAAATTAGAAAATATATTAAAAGCAAAGACGCTAGATGACCTTTTTGTCAAATAA
- a CDS encoding TIGR02391 family protein: MQKEKSKNFISLPNLLKTLWQEGFFSTSRELSEISGGFAAKGYHFKSSSLSVALMRAVKNSNFLIRVKESGKWKYIQKHPITSIPGQRTELFIRYDFHPLVKKVAFDQFEDGYFKEAIQNALVEVINQVKIKAGHPKNSNGKEFDGDDLMNHIFGCDNQTPKIKFNDLQTSLDKTEQRGLMNLFKGIVGVRDKKAHLNFIQSDPLKTIEYLSLASLLMRLLDEHATRRS, translated from the coding sequence ATGCAAAAAGAAAAAAGCAAAAATTTTATATCTTTACCAAATCTTTTAAAGACTCTTTGGCAAGAGGGATTTTTTTCTACAAGCAGGGAGCTCTCTGAAATTTCTGGTGGATTTGCTGCGAAAGGTTATCATTTTAAATCTTCAAGTCTTAGCGTTGCGTTGATGCGCGCAGTTAAAAACAGTAATTTTTTGATTCGCGTTAAAGAGTCTGGCAAATGGAAGTATATTCAGAAACATCCTATAACATCCATACCCGGGCAGAGAACAGAACTTTTTATACGATATGACTTTCATCCGTTGGTGAAAAAAGTTGCCTTTGATCAATTTGAAGACGGATACTTTAAAGAGGCAATTCAAAATGCACTTGTCGAGGTGATAAATCAGGTTAAAATAAAGGCCGGTCATCCTAAAAATAGCAACGGGAAAGAATTTGATGGTGATGATTTAATGAACCATATTTTTGGTTGCGATAATCAAACGCCGAAAATTAAATTTAATGACTTACAAACTAGTCTCGATAAAACTGAACAGCGAGGATTAATGAATCTCTTTAAAGGTATTGTTGGTGTGAGAGATAAAAAAGCCCATCTTAACTTTATACAAAGCGATCCACTTAAAACTATTGAATATTTATCCCTTGCTAGTTTACTAATGCGACTTTTGGATGAACATGCCACTCGTCGCTCCTAG
- a CDS encoding site-specific DNA-methyltransferase translates to MKNFPDKSVDMILCDLPYGTTQNHWDSIIPLDQLWAHYERIIKDNGVIALTGQGLFTANLMLSNPKLFKYKITWVKSKPTNFLNAKKQPLRKHEDICIFYKNQPAYNPQMTYGEPYNKGFRKDQLTGSYGDFKTVEVKSNGERYPTDVVYFKTAESEGEVYHPTQKPVELGRYLVRTFTKEGDIVLDNTCGSGSFLVSAVLEGRKFIGIEKNEEVYLFKKHEVDYIDICKQRIKEAERKYKIESNKLF, encoded by the coding sequence ATGAAAAATTTTCCCGATAAATCAGTAGATATGATTTTATGCGATTTGCCTTACGGCACAACGCAAAATCATTGGGATAGTATTATCCCCCTTGATCAACTATGGGCACATTACGAACGCATAATTAAAGATAACGGCGTTATTGCGCTTACGGGGCAAGGTTTGTTTACCGCAAATCTTATGTTGTCTAATCCTAAATTATTTAAGTACAAAATAACTTGGGTTAAATCAAAGCCGACAAATTTTTTAAACGCAAAAAAACAGCCGCTACGTAAGCATGAGGATATTTGTATCTTTTACAAAAATCAACCTGCATATAACCCGCAGATGACTTACGGCGAGCCGTATAATAAAGGTTTTAGAAAAGATCAGTTGACCGGCAGTTATGGAGATTTTAAAACTGTTGAGGTTAAAAGTAATGGGGAAAGATACCCGACAGATGTTGTTTATTTCAAAACAGCCGAAAGTGAAGGAGAAGTCTATCACCCAACACAAAAACCGGTAGAACTTGGTCGCTACTTGGTTCGTACATTCACGAAAGAAGGTGATATTGTTTTGGATAATACTTGTGGCAGCGGGAGTTTTTTAGTCTCCGCTGTTTTAGAGGGTAGAAAATTTATTGGGATTGAGAAAAACGAAGAGGTCTATCTGTTCAAAAAGCACGAGGTAGATTATATTGATATTTGCAAACAACGTATCAAAGAAGCTGAACGAAAATATAAAATAGAATCTAATAAACTATTCTAA
- a CDS encoding helix-turn-helix transcriptional regulator, whose translation MTKAIYLNEYKLIAEKLKKARIESGLTQEVVAEKIKKPQSYISKVEQGEQRIDIIELQHFASLYKKNLNYFIK comes from the coding sequence ATGACTAAGGCAATATATTTAAATGAATATAAGCTAATTGCTGAAAAGTTAAAAAAAGCCAGAATAGAATCTGGCTTAACTCAAGAGGTAGTGGCTGAAAAAATTAAAAAGCCACAGTCTTATATTTCAAAAGTTGAACAAGGAGAACAGAGAATTGATATTATTGAATTACAACACTTTGCGAGTTTGTATAAAAAAAATTTAAATTATTTCATAAAATAG